The proteins below come from a single Tachypleus tridentatus isolate NWPU-2018 chromosome 13, ASM421037v1, whole genome shotgun sequence genomic window:
- the LOC143238925 gene encoding uncharacterized protein LOC143238925, with the protein MTCPLSSHTGLLATVLVIVLIVASLGRSRSSPNGCPSWKESPWCPCYQFEDGLFLECPNTSLSEIHQTLSLIISPVKSLSIYHLDPNITILPAGLFGNTSIFHLQISFSEISSIAEDAFTEVQDTLQSLSIINSRISEIPQEPLNMLRVLRSLDLDSNVISDIESYTFYNLQLTTLNLQGNQISSLTEYSFGGLENTLEKLILTNNKLKVFPLSALRRLRKVHTLKVVRNTIEDIPYDGFTRLSGLKRLDLSSNRIRHLHDRSFITMPRLTALSLYMNQLSSLDDTIFIHLQDLETLDLSHNFITTLKRNVFTPLQNLKTIDLSFNHLHSIYQSVFQNLTNLREVILSNNNILLITNETFLNSTQISVLFAPNNAITLIESGSLYGLVHLYQLQLSFNLLKEIHQTLFKNNHKLRSLSLDHNLIIDLQAGTFQELVELRDLRLQNNLLKRIKKGVFYSLPNLQELHLQNNRIELIEDEALQSLANLQHLNIQGNKLIEVGDVLSRYPSSMHSLLISHNKIITLHHNSLRGLNKLGLLWLGHNKIRMLQKEVFQDLVEAQKLYLDHNEISTIEKMTFERLKRLTYITLEYNNLNHLTPEMFEGAENLEELYLSFNRIMDIEPQTFQNLKHLRILHLAHNQIYAIRKFMFEGQIPLEELDLSNVMAEEIETGSFLELSKLQSLDIRNNKLAGARVDFLFLPSLKRLEISGNNLSGLNNNVFYGLSGLVELKIENTDLSPVTGSLFEPLTDLEIIRLGGNGLSDLRTDQMYSLSYVRELYLDNNSIQSVPSTAIALLPNLEVLSLANNNIEKLDTAAFMSNRNIQTLNLTKNSISELVSNAFLNLTKLIKLDLSDNYIKHFHSNVFTELRSLKWLDLDGNLLYYIPNKLFRSSLLTLKFLSVNRNPLVRIREDLSADGGFPDLQEFNLNHGNISVIASHDFQGVKTIVSLFITHNKITKVSPGAFKPLGRLQMLDLGNNELEILPKERFYGLDQLKIINLTRNHLVDLPPFSSNLGCLETVDLSFNRLTRLRSKIFQHLYNLKVLSLQSNSISIIAKDAFYNLTSLQNLNIFGNAFAIISSEVLVPVEARLTNLQLGGNPLDCRCGLLSLWEWLHDHRHILGPTKEKLNLVCTSPEKLHGQILLSLHPVDICPAPLISLLEIQRLDHDSMTVRWDVQNGTLIGGFLLTYHLTADRLAQASVNLVSTKRSYDVENLEPVTWYTICVTATGKYLKALHTPTPYATDLDNNYLETDSNNRKCLQIRTVAKTDKTKISLSTLGIILGSSISGILVLTLSILLTAIKFRKRRRPVKNDNIPQEYISYRHFSIQEPEGVYS; encoded by the exons ATGACATGTCCACTATCTTCACACACAGGCTTATTGGCCACAGTACTTGTCATAGTTCTTATCGTGGCCAGCTTAGGTCGATCTCGGTCATCACCAAATGGATGTCCTTCATGGAAAGAAAGTCCGTGGTGTCCATGCTACCAGTTCGAAGATGGATTATTTCTGGAATGTCCCAACACAAGTCTCTCCGAAATACACCAAACACTCTCATTAATCATATCTCCAGTAAAATCCTTGAGCATTTATCACTTGGATCCAAACATCACCATATTACCTGCAGGACTATTTGGAAACACATCAATCTTTCATCTTCAGATTTCTTTCTCTGAGATCAGCTCTATTGCTGAAGACGCGTTCACCGAAGTTCAAGACACTCTTCAGAGCTTGTCTATCATTAACAGCCGGATTTCAGAAATTCCTCAAGAACCTTTAAACATGCTTCGAGTTTTGCGGAGTTTGGACCTCGATTCGAACGTCATTTCGGATATAGAAAGTTACACCTTTTACAATCTACAGTTGACGACCCTTAACCTCCAAGGAAACCAAATATCGTCCTTGACGGAATATTCATTTGGCGGATTAGAAAACACCTTGGAGAAACTTATCCTTACGAACAACAAACTCAAAGTGTTTCCTCTGAGCGCCTTGCGGAGACTCAGAAAAGTTCACACTTTAAAAGTAGTGCGAAACACAATCGAAGATATTCCATATGATGGGTTCACTAGACTCTCTGGATTAAAAAGACTTGACTTGAGCTCAAATCGAATCCGGCATTTGCATGACCGAAGTTTCATTACCATGCCGCGCTTGACCGCCCTATCACTATATATGAACCAGTTATCTTCTTTAGACGACACCATCTTCATTCATCTTCAAGACCTAGAAACTCTGGACCTGAGTCACAACTTTATCACCACCCTCAAGAGGAATGTTTTCACACCCTTACAGAATCTAAAAACAATTGATCTGAGTTTCAATCATTTACACTCTATATACCAAAGTGTTTTTCAGAATCTGACGAATCTGCGAGAAGTAATACtctcaaataacaatatactTCTGATTACTAACGAAACGTTCCTCAACTCCACCCAAATATCTGTGTTGTTTGCACCCAATAATGCAATCACGTTAATTGAAAGCGGTTCTTTGTATGGTCTCGTTCATCTTTATCAACTTCAACTGTCTTTTAACCTACTTAAGGAAATTCACCAGACGCTATTTAAGAACAACCACAAGCTTCGGTCTCTCTCTTTGGATCATAACCTAATTATCGACCTACAGGCTGGAACGTTCCAAGAACTGGTGGAACTTCGTGATTTGAGACTTCAAAATAACCTCTTAAAAAGGATTAAAAAGGGCGTGTTCTATTCACTTCCCAATCTGCAGGAGTTACACTTGCAGAACAACAGAATAGAACTAATCGAAGATGAGGCCCTCCAGAGCTTAGCAAATCTCCAACACTTGAATATTCAGGGAAATAAGTTAATTGAAGTTGGCGATGTATTAAGTAGGTATCCATCAAGTATGCATTCCCTTCTAATTAGCCATAATAAGATTATTACGCTTCACCACAACAGTTTACGAGGACTTAATAAACTGGGACTTTTATGGTTGGGGCACAATAAGATTAGGATGCTACAAAAAGAAGTTTTTCAAGACTTGGTAGAAGCTCAGAAATTGTATTTGGATCATAACGAAATTTCCACGATTGAAAAAATGACATTTGAACGGCTAAAAAGATTAACATACATCACTCTAGAATATAACAACTTAAATCATTTAACCCCAGAAATGTTCGAGGGGGCAGAAAACTTGGAGGAATTATACTTATCATTCAACCGCATCATGGACATTGAACCTCAAACATTTCAGAACTTAAAGCATCTTCGAATATTGCATCTTGCCCATAATCAGATCTACGCTATTCGAAAGTTCATGTTTGAGGGCCAGATACCGTTAGAAGAACTTGATTTGTCCAACGTGATGGCTGAAGAGATTGAGACTGGTTCCTTCTTGGAGCTCTCAAAATTACAAAGTTTGGACATTCGTAACAACAAACTAGCTGGCGCAAGAGTCGACTTCTTATTTCTTCCTTCTCTCAAACGATTGGAAATATCGGGAAACAACTTAAGTGGGCTCAATAACAACGTATTTTACGGACTATCTGGACTAGTAGAACTGAAAATAGAAAATACTGACCTTAGTCCTGTTACCGGAAGCCTTTTTGAGCCACTTACCGACCTAGAGATTATACGACTAGGTGGAAATGGTCTTTCTGACCTACGAACTGACCAGATGTATAGTTTAAGCTATGTTCGTGAACTCTACCTTGACAACAATAGTATTCAAAGTGTCCCTTCTACAGCGATTGCTTTACTACCAAATCTTGAAGTGTTGTCTCTCGCTAACAACAATATCGAGAAACTTGACACGGCAGCTTTCATGTCCAACAGAAACATTCAAACCCTGAACTTGACAAAGAACTCGATATCAGAACTTGTAAGCAATGCGTTTCTGAATCTAACTAAACTAATAAAACTAGATTTGTcagataattatattaaacactttCATTCTAATGTTTTTACCGAACTCAGATCTCTGAAATGGCTTGATTTAGATGGAAACTTACTGTATTATATTCCCAACAAGCTCTTTCGCTCTTCTCTACTCACCTTGAAATTTCTCTCTGTAAACAGAAACCCGTTGGTACGGATTCGTGAGGACCTTAGCGCTGATGGTGGATTTCCTGACCTTCAAGAGTTCAATCTAAATCACGGAAACATATCAGTAATTGCATCTCATGACTTTCAGGGTGTAAAAACTATTGTCTCACTTTTCATCACTCATAATAAAATCACCAAGGTATCTCCGGGGGCTTTCAAACCGTTAGGTAGACTGCAGATGCTGGACTTGGGAAATAACGAATTAGAGATTTTACCAAAAGAAAGATTCTACGGCCTGGACCagctaaaaataattaacttaaccAGGAATCATCTCGTAGACCTACCGCCATTTTCTTCAAACCTAGGCTGCTTGGAAACAGTAGATTTGTCTTTTAACAGACTGACTCGACTTCGGTCTAAAATCTTCCAACACCTCTATAACTTAAAAGTCTTATCTCTGCAAAGTAATTCCATCAGTATAATAGCTAAAGATGCTTTCTACAATCTGACATCTCtccaaaacttaaatatttttggtaatgCATTCGCAATCATTTCTAGCGAAGTATTAGTTCCAGTTGAAGCACGTTTGACAAATTTACAACTGGGTG GGAACCCACTCGACTGTAGATGTGGTTTGCTAAGCCTATGGGAGTGGCTACACGATCACCGCCATATTCTGGGGCCCACAAAAGAGAAACTTAACTTAGTGTGCACGAGTCCAGAAAAGCTCCATGGTCAAATACTCTTAAGTCTCCACCCCGTTGACATTTGTCCTGCTCCACTTATATCCCTTCTTGAGATCCAGCGTTTGGATCACGACAGCATGACAGTACGTTGGGATGTACAAAACGGGACTCTGATTGGCGGATTTTTGTTGACGTACCATTTAACTGCAGACAGATTAGCCCAGGCAAGCGTTAACCTTGTCTCCACCAAGCGATCTTACGACGTTGAGAACCTGGAGCCTGTAACCTGGTACACCATTTGTGTGACAGCTACCGGAAAATACCTCAAGGCACTCCACACGCCGACTCCCTACGCAACAGATTTGGATAACAATTACTTGGAAACAGATAGtaacaacagaaaatgtttaCAGATTCGAACAGTGGCCAAAACCGATAAAACAAAGATTTCTCTCTCCACGCTGGGCATCATCCTGGGAAGTAGCATCAGTGGTATTCTAGTCCTAACCTTGTCCATTCTTTTAACAGCAATTAAGTTTCGAAAACGTCGGCGACCCGTAAAAAACGACAACATTCCTCAGGAATATATCTCTTATCGACACTTCTCAATCCAAGAACCAGAGGGCGTTTACTCGTGA